The Molothrus aeneus isolate 106 chromosome 31, BPBGC_Maene_1.0, whole genome shotgun sequence genome includes a window with the following:
- the LOC136568258 gene encoding claw keratin-like isoform X2 — MSCSSLCVPSCGVATPAPLADTCNEPCVRQCPDSTVVIQPPASVVTFPGPILSSFPQQSAVGSAGAPYVGAGSGGAFGSRWGYGGYGALGGYGGYGGRGGYGGWGCGGYGGWGYGGLGNCGYGGWSSGHRYLNGNCGPC; from the exons atgtcctgctccagcctgtgcgTGCCCAGCTGCGGCGTGGCCACCCCGGCCCCTCTGGCTGACACCTGCAACGAGCCCTGCGTGCGGCAGTGCCCCGACTCCACGGTGGTCATCCAGCCCCCGGCCTCGGTGGTCACCTTCCCCgggcccatcctcagctccttcccgcAGCAGAGCGCCGTGGGCTCGGCCGGAGCTCCCTACGTGGGCGCCGGCTCCGGGGGCGCCTTCGGAAGCCGTTGGGGCTACGGTGGCTACGGGGCCCTTGGGGGCTATGGAGGTTACGGAG GCCGTGGAGGCTACGGGGGTTGGGGCTGTGGAGGCTACGGAGGCTGGGGCTATGGAGGCCTTGGCAACTGCGGCTACGGCGGCTGGAGCAGCGGCCACCGCTACCTCAATGGCAACTGCGGGCCCTGCTAA
- the LOC136568258 gene encoding claw keratin-like isoform X1, whose product MSCSSLCVPSCGVATPAPLADTCNEPCVRQCPDSTVVIQPPASVVTFPGPILSSFPQQSAVGSAGAPYVGAGSGGAFGSRWGYGGYGALGGYGGYGGWGYGSRGLYGGWGYGGRGGYGGWGCGGYGGWGYGGLGNCGYGGWSSGHRYLNGNCGPC is encoded by the coding sequence atgtcctgctccagcctgtgcgTGCCCAGCTGCGGCGTGGCCACCCCGGCCCCTCTGGCTGACACCTGCAACGAGCCCTGCGTGCGGCAGTGCCCCGACTCCACGGTGGTCATCCAGCCCCCGGCCTCGGTGGTCACCTTCCCCgggcccatcctcagctccttcccgcAGCAGAGCGCCGTGGGCTCGGCCGGAGCTCCCTACGTGGGCGCCGGCTCCGGGGGCGCCTTCGGAAGCCGTTGGGGCTACGGTGGCTACGGGGCCCTTGGGGGCTATGGAGGTTACGGAGGCTGGGGCTATGGAAGCCGTGGTCTTTATGGGGGTTGGGGCTATGGAGGCCGTGGAGGCTACGGGGGTTGGGGCTGTGGAGGCTACGGAGGCTGGGGCTATGGAGGCCTTGGCAACTGCGGCTACGGCGGCTGGAGCAGCGGCCACCGCTACCTCAATGGCAACTGCGGGCCCTGCTAA
- the LOC136568256 gene encoding claw keratin-like isoform X2, with translation MSCSSLCVPSCGVATPAPLADTCNEPCVRQCPDSTVVIQPPASVVTFPGPILSSFPQQSAVGSAGAPYVGAGSGGAFGSRWGYGGYGALGGYGGYGGRGGYGGWGCGGYGGWGYGGLGNCGYGGWSSGHRYLNGNCGPC, from the exons atgtcctgctccagcctgtgcgTGCCCAGCTGCGGCGTGGCCACCCCGGCCCCTCTGGCTGACACCTGCAACGAGCCCTGCGTGCGGCAGTGCCCCGACTCCACGGTGGTCATCCAGCCCCCGGCCTCGGTGGTCACCTTCCCCgggcccatcctcagctccttcccgcAGCAGAGCGCTGTGGGCTCGGCCGGAGCTCCCTACGTGGGCGCTGGCTCTGGGGGCGCCTTCGGAAGCCGTTGGGGCTACGGTGGCTACGGGGCCCTTGGGGGCTATGGAGGTTACGGAG GCCGTGGAGGCTACGGGGGTTGGGGCTGTGGAGGCTACGGAGGCTGGGGCTATGGAGGCCTTGGCAACTGCGGCTACGGCGGCTGGAGCAGCGGCCACCGCTACCTCAATGGCAACTGCGGGCCCTGCTAA
- the LOC136568256 gene encoding claw keratin-like isoform X1: MSCSSLCVPSCGVATPAPLADTCNEPCVRQCPDSTVVIQPPASVVTFPGPILSSFPQQSAVGSAGAPYVGAGSGGAFGSRWGYGGYGALGGYGGYGGWGYGSRGLYGGWGYGGRGGYGGWGCGGYGGWGYGGLGNCGYGGWSSGHRYLNGNCGPC, translated from the coding sequence atgtcctgctccagcctgtgcgTGCCCAGCTGCGGCGTGGCCACCCCGGCCCCTCTGGCTGACACCTGCAACGAGCCCTGCGTGCGGCAGTGCCCCGACTCCACGGTGGTCATCCAGCCCCCGGCCTCGGTGGTCACCTTCCCCgggcccatcctcagctccttcccgcAGCAGAGCGCTGTGGGCTCGGCCGGAGCTCCCTACGTGGGCGCTGGCTCTGGGGGCGCCTTCGGAAGCCGTTGGGGCTACGGTGGCTACGGGGCCCTTGGGGGCTATGGAGGTTACGGAGGCTGGGGCTATGGAAGCCGTGGTCTTTATGGGGGTTGGGGCTATGGAGGCCGTGGAGGCTACGGGGGTTGGGGCTGTGGAGGCTACGGAGGCTGGGGCTATGGAGGCCTTGGCAACTGCGGCTACGGCGGCTGGAGCAGCGGCCACCGCTACCTCAATGGCAACTGCGGGCCCTGCTAA
- the LOC136568115 gene encoding claw keratin-like, whose amino-acid sequence MSCCVPSCGVATPAPLADTCNEPCVRQCPDSTVVIQPPASVVTFPGPILSSFPQQSAVGSAGAPYVGGGFGGSSGRRGGSGGFGGLGGYGGFGGFGGSCGGSRGCGPC is encoded by the coding sequence atgtcctgctgtgtccccagctgcgGCGTGGCCACCCCGGCCCCTCTGGCTGACACCTGCAACGAGCCCTGCGTGCGGCAGTGCCCCGACTCCACGGTGGTCATCCAGCCCCCGGCCTCGGTGGTCACCTTCCCCgggcccatcctcagctccttcccgcAGCAGAGCGCCGTGGGCTCGGCCGGAGCTCCCTACGTCGGAGGCGGCTTCGGCGGCTCCTCCGGCCGCCGTGGGGGCTCCGGGGGCTTCGGGGGACTCGGAGGTTACGGAGGATTCGGAGGTTTTGGGGGCAGCTGCGGTGGCTCCAGAGGCTGCGGGCCCTGCTAA
- the LOC136568263 gene encoding claw keratin-like yields MSCSSLCVPSCGVATPAPLADTCNEPCVRQCPDSTVVIQPPASVVTFPGPILSSFPQQSAVGSAGAPYVGAGSGGAFGSRGGYGGFGGFGGYGSYGGYGGFGSYGGFGGYGSCGRVSRSFGGSCGPC; encoded by the coding sequence atgtcctgctccagcctgtgcgTGCCCAGCTGCGGCGTGGCCACCCCGGCCCCTCTGGCTGACACCTGCAACGAGCCCTGCGTGCGGCAGTGCCCCGACTCCACGGTGGTCATCCAGCCCCCGGCCTCGGTGGTCACCTTCCCCgggcccatcctcagctccttcccgcAGCAGAGCGCCGTGGGCTCGGCCGGAGCTCCCTACGTGGGCGCCGGCTCCGGGGGCGCCTTCGGAAGCCGTGGGGGCTACGGGGGCTTCGGGGGCTTCGGGGGCTATGGGAGCTATGGGGGTTACGGAGGTTTTGGGAGTTACGGAGGTTTTGGGGGTTACGGGAGCTGTGGCCGCGTTTCCCGCTCCTTCGGCGGCTCCTGCGGGCCCTGCTAA
- the LOC136568116 gene encoding feather keratin 4-like, whose product MASTQLACATPCEPKCPQPLASSTNEPCVVTCGDSRVIIYPPPVVVTFPGPILTTYPQQTVVGASEPSEVALVEPQAAVAAEVTAGDKVAAPVVARAEPRCAPKYSYSYSSQWTHPCNSYRSGKRWTC is encoded by the coding sequence ATGGCTTCCACCCAGCTggcctgtgccaccccctgcgagcccaagtgtccccagcctctggccagcagcaccaacGAGCCCTGCGTGGTGACCTGCGGCGACTCCCGGGTCATCATCTACCCCCCGCCCGTGGTTGTCACCTTCCCGGGGCCCATCCTCACCACGTACCCGCAGCAAACCGTCGTGGGAGCCTCGGAACCCTCGGAGGTGGCCCTGGTCGAGCCCCAGGCCGCGGTGGCCGCCGAGGTGACGGCGGGGGACAAAGTGGCGGCGCCGGTGGTGGCCCGAGCGGAGCCGCGCTGCGCCCCCAAATATTCCTACAGCTACTCGTCGCAATGGACTCATCCCTGCAACTCCTACCGCTCCGGGAAGCGCTGGACGTGCTGA